One window from the genome of Desulfovibrio intestinalis encodes:
- a CDS encoding phospholipase D-like domain-containing protein: MIIGVLETLALLAVHILSWIAVCHALLTKHDPRAALGWTVTALLLPLVGPLLYATFGISRAESHASRIMRRQEPLEPDYAHPPFPKTPPEGLPDYIISMEKIGRHLTEQHLSVGNSLTPLHNGDEAYPLMLKAIREAQKQVFLCTYIFNAGKIATEFGEALTEAAQRGVDVRLLVDGIGMLYSWRKPWKKLAEHGVHVAMFLPPRLFPPNFSINLRNHRKMLVCDNTAFTGGMNISDDNIAAGKTKYVQDMHFHCQGPIVDQLRRAFLLNWGFCTGKYTPLPPASTLPAGESHCRIIMDGPGSEADVLNDIFCGVVNAARQSVRIMTPYFLPSHGLVSALRSAAQRGVDVNVVLPAKNNLFYVHWAQFRLLPTLIEAGVRVWYQPPPFAHTKLLTVDYYYSQVGSANLDTRSLRLNFELNMEVFDPQFCKQIASHIDATITQSTEITAADLKKLSLPVRLRNAACWIFSPYL; encoded by the coding sequence ATGATCATAGGAGTGCTGGAAACACTGGCTTTGCTGGCCGTACACATCTTGTCATGGATTGCCGTCTGCCACGCGTTGCTGACCAAGCACGATCCCCGTGCGGCTCTGGGATGGACTGTGACGGCCCTGCTTCTGCCGCTGGTGGGTCCCCTTCTTTACGCAACCTTTGGCATCAGCCGGGCAGAGAGCCACGCCAGCCGCATAATGCGGCGTCAGGAACCGCTTGAACCAGACTATGCCCATCCGCCTTTTCCCAAAACACCGCCGGAAGGGCTGCCCGATTACATCATCAGTATGGAAAAAATTGGCCGCCACCTGACGGAGCAACATCTGTCCGTCGGCAACAGCCTCACTCCCCTGCACAATGGCGACGAAGCGTACCCGCTTATGCTCAAGGCCATTCGGGAAGCCCAAAAGCAGGTTTTTCTCTGCACTTATATTTTCAATGCTGGCAAGATCGCCACAGAGTTTGGTGAAGCCCTGACCGAAGCGGCGCAGCGCGGCGTTGACGTGCGTTTGCTGGTAGACGGCATAGGCATGCTGTACTCCTGGCGCAAACCCTGGAAAAAACTGGCAGAACACGGCGTTCATGTTGCAATGTTTTTGCCGCCGCGCCTTTTTCCGCCCAATTTCAGCATCAACCTGCGCAACCACCGCAAAATGCTTGTTTGCGACAATACCGCCTTTACGGGCGGCATGAATATTTCCGACGACAATATCGCAGCCGGAAAGACCAAGTACGTTCAGGATATGCACTTTCACTGCCAGGGGCCCATTGTCGACCAGCTACGCCGGGCCTTTCTGCTCAATTGGGGTTTCTGCACGGGCAAGTACACCCCGCTTCCTCCGGCCAGCACCTTGCCCGCTGGTGAAAGCCACTGCCGCATCATTATGGACGGCCCCGGTTCAGAAGCGGATGTGCTCAACGACATTTTCTGCGGGGTGGTCAATGCCGCCCGCCAGTCTGTTCGCATCATGACGCCCTATTTTCTGCCCTCGCACGGCCTTGTGTCGGCCCTGCGCAGCGCCGCGCAGCGTGGCGTGGACGTAAACGTGGTCCTGCCCGCCAAAAACAACCTGTTTTATGTGCACTGGGCGCAATTTCGCCTGCTGCCCACGCTGATCGAAGCTGGCGTGCGCGTATGGTATCAGCCGCCGCCCTTTGCCCACACCAAGCTGCTCACCGTGGACTATTATTACAGCCAGGTGGGTTCGGCCAACCTGGATACACGCAGTTTGCGCCTCAATTTTGAACTGAATATGGAAGTGTTTGATCCGCAGTTTTGCAAGCAGATCGCGTCACATATCGACGCGACCATAACCCAGAGCACAGAAATTACTGCTGCAGACCTGAAAAAACTGTCGCTGCCCGTCAGACTGCGTAACGCCGCCTGCTGGATTTTTTCACCCTACCTGTAG
- a CDS encoding 7TM-DISM domain-containing protein: MTYIHTGPHSGKNHTEAHQPRRGCNAAARLCATLLCLFFLAALPGALRAAPTEALLSPPPVSIQKSMVPPALSASSAPLLPRLQYFIDQTGTMDVEEVATPANASAFQPLNMKTLPRAVGIMWLRFTLAPLPQGAKAGTMLLDMGASVPDGPVLYEPHVNPLTDSVEWREIVPTQRDVLLLPEATSEPLTCYIRLDGVPGLWFEPMLRTPQDAANNWGSLAGTAAILAMGVVMLLCLLRGLSEKGQWRIWTALYVAAALAQAIMGMPGYGSGHITMLEAAAVISPGVALMLLPHVGRHLLRTKQRSRLLDAQFVLLSLPGAALALLPLMPGFSWIIRYLALWPICTLIFVPSAIGGAVMGLGGARRFLLGCLLPPAFVVAGVLGVDSGYAANLMASAPLWGTALSALIIAGTGAPRDMAQNSADDKKQKGKKKGKSLPGLEGLGGPGMSDMAARGIGDADAALMMEDGAINLDQPLDDPNLRLLPPSPTASSGNAWKRGAEAPLGTPSQSTLSWGGDNSPEGMPAQTSAANRTAPSAFSGADPCLWENALRAPLDRLMREGAALNNCSLPPAVRQYAENMLEAATDLAHAVDNPGKSLDHSAIGEPRSAFNLQHMVREAHDAVSTTAENAGIGLAWYMPPLLGHMYEGQAQTLRETLCLLLESAVRATTHGAVHLSVRRVPESADPGHLLFTVTDTGAGIPPRSRSTLALTRAWELAGTNNCYLNVECGPHGTTISFTLRLKPLEHEAAAPEPREAHVTIVADRAVERQDLAHLTAAQGLQSTEARTMREALELNKEAPALLLVVHSPMDGPAETDALDRFRNQALDAGLPFFKALAITADDSRWDALAESGYTHALLEPVDRAAFAVTLREVFEEAGFSLPSLNAQDVQEAPDSGDAQVDTETAETVDGHSHTEEAQGKAPDTAEASLSELPDLFGASSPWTPHDASSMRLPDLTALPQILGMTDQMRETTLPWPEASDSATSGPDSAMEPHEDADAHLDATEATMVADAGVLLPHMAPLPEQPEDPNDPDMPDLSNLESLQLPLPGMPENSAVGDVAENNEELSADLSFESLAASEATTADADASDAADMLDGADATDTLGSTDSSGSPDPTGSTDNSIDSDASSEAAASAGLEDGDGQNLIEDDTTDATPQAHAEPVEELAAEGTPKQTEQPQQEHRQGEFNSVLPGAESFVTPDSAKDTDTAHDASAPDGSEQNATAHEASDASVDAADFIAAAGLEGPQWDTESISTPEPPADATAPENTLSGPEQTIPQEDATRQPSDIHFSDGQPDASTPVGDQDSLGQPVPVQTGPAQSEPAQPEVIRPEQSQQEPAQPLGANIGEEAATEDVVAVEGEYLTESSDAAEMPAEAQPEELSTAEADPTNAQPANDGAAEHTAFTDAISGVDAAPESRADETGSPAASLAAAISNSTAHAGQPVITIQGKIGEAVLRPVNAPAASFAPSAPQPNTPHAGEDVKAEQPQAQPEVRAAGTAETAQAASPEEYPDRNLPQPDAALHDSLRGDEWVGEPMPIGTPSSTGARTASVSAPATASASQTAKNAPESRSYVSPSMSGSGEWVGEPMPMTKSASAESAERPAQARSLATPKAQNASLPGTDAATSDAPAKPLRAIPWPGPNLSETEGKGAATPTAVPAQEPVATAQKPRELPRTATGRLILKLLGNVAASESAPEPVAPSSAPAPAGLEKPSGAPRIASTRQGTDSEPSFVDFIAGATPPPAGQGAENHAPAEQPSTRRQEEAQAQPVPQATAPAMATPPVQEDKTLIQLVHRLDVAMEDAQRAYKGGSCHGVGEAAGRIANDSDAFGFRVLARMARCVERAAKANDMNALRDLLPELSVAVERNRIALNPRHQGR, encoded by the coding sequence ATGACATACATCCATACCGGCCCCCATTCCGGCAAAAATCACACCGAGGCTCATCAGCCCCGGCGTGGCTGCAATGCTGCTGCGCGCTTGTGCGCCACGCTGCTGTGCCTGTTTTTTCTGGCCGCACTTCCGGGCGCGCTCAGGGCTGCGCCCACAGAGGCGCTGCTTTCGCCGCCTCCCGTCAGCATTCAGAAAAGCATGGTGCCTCCCGCCCTGTCCGCTTCAAGCGCCCCCTTGCTGCCCCGGCTTCAGTATTTCATTGACCAGACAGGCACTATGGACGTGGAAGAAGTGGCAACCCCGGCCAATGCCAGCGCCTTTCAGCCGCTGAACATGAAAACCCTGCCGCGCGCCGTGGGCATCATGTGGCTGCGCTTTACGCTTGCCCCGCTGCCCCAGGGCGCAAAAGCGGGAACCATGCTGCTTGATATGGGGGCCAGCGTGCCCGACGGCCCTGTTCTTTACGAACCGCACGTCAATCCTCTTACTGATAGTGTAGAATGGAGAGAGATTGTTCCAACCCAGCGTGACGTGCTTCTGCTGCCCGAGGCCACCAGCGAACCGCTGACCTGCTATATTCGCCTCGACGGCGTGCCCGGCCTGTGGTTTGAACCCATGCTGCGCACCCCGCAGGACGCCGCCAACAACTGGGGCAGCCTTGCGGGAACAGCGGCAATTCTGGCTATGGGCGTGGTCATGCTGCTCTGCCTTTTGCGCGGCCTTTCTGAAAAAGGCCAGTGGCGCATCTGGACAGCCCTGTATGTGGCCGCTGCCTTGGCGCAGGCCATTATGGGCATGCCCGGCTACGGTTCCGGGCATATCACCATGCTTGAGGCTGCCGCCGTGATAAGCCCCGGTGTGGCGCTTATGCTGCTGCCGCATGTGGGCCGACACCTTTTGCGCACCAAGCAGCGCTCCCGCCTGCTGGACGCGCAGTTTGTGCTGCTTTCTCTGCCGGGCGCAGCCTTGGCGCTGCTGCCCCTCATGCCGGGCTTCAGCTGGATTATTCGCTATCTGGCCTTGTGGCCCATATGCACTCTTATTTTTGTGCCAAGCGCCATCGGCGGAGCCGTTATGGGCCTTGGAGGGGCAAGACGCTTTTTGCTGGGCTGCCTGCTGCCGCCTGCCTTTGTGGTTGCCGGGGTTCTTGGTGTCGACAGCGGCTATGCCGCCAATCTTATGGCGTCCGCCCCTCTGTGGGGCACGGCCCTGAGCGCGCTTATCATCGCGGGCACCGGAGCCCCGCGCGACATGGCCCAGAACAGCGCTGACGACAAAAAACAAAAAGGCAAGAAAAAAGGCAAATCATTGCCCGGTCTGGAAGGCCTTGGCGGCCCTGGCATGTCCGATATGGCGGCCAGAGGCATAGGTGATGCCGATGCAGCCCTTATGATGGAAGACGGGGCCATTAATCTGGATCAGCCGCTGGACGACCCCAATCTGCGCCTTTTGCCGCCATCACCCACCGCCAGCAGCGGCAATGCCTGGAAGCGTGGCGCAGAAGCGCCGCTGGGCACGCCTTCGCAGTCCACACTTTCCTGGGGCGGTGACAACAGCCCCGAAGGTATGCCTGCGCAAACAAGTGCCGCGAACCGGACTGCCCCGTCAGCGTTTTCGGGCGCTGATCCCTGCCTGTGGGAAAATGCCCTGCGCGCGCCTCTTGACCGTCTTATGCGTGAAGGCGCGGCCCTGAACAACTGCTCGCTGCCTCCGGCTGTGCGGCAGTACGCTGAAAACATGCTTGAGGCTGCCACCGATCTGGCGCATGCCGTGGACAATCCCGGTAAAAGCCTGGACCACAGTGCCATTGGCGAGCCCCGCAGCGCTTTCAACCTGCAGCACATGGTGCGCGAGGCTCACGACGCCGTCAGCACCACAGCCGAAAATGCCGGCATAGGGCTGGCCTGGTATATGCCGCCCCTGCTTGGGCACATGTACGAAGGGCAGGCCCAAACCCTGCGCGAAACCCTTTGCTTGCTGCTGGAAAGTGCTGTACGCGCCACCACGCACGGGGCCGTGCACCTTTCTGTCCGGCGTGTACCGGAAAGCGCCGACCCCGGCCACCTGCTCTTTACGGTAACGGATACGGGCGCTGGCATTCCCCCGCGCAGCCGCTCTACCCTCGCCCTCACACGGGCCTGGGAACTCGCCGGAACCAACAACTGTTATCTCAATGTGGAATGCGGCCCCCACGGCACAACCATTTCCTTCACCCTGCGCCTCAAACCGCTGGAACATGAAGCCGCCGCGCCAGAACCGCGTGAAGCCCATGTGACCATTGTGGCCGACAGAGCCGTGGAGCGTCAGGATCTGGCGCACCTGACCGCCGCCCAAGGCCTGCAAAGCACAGAAGCCCGCACCATGCGCGAAGCTCTGGAGCTCAACAAGGAAGCTCCGGCCCTTCTGCTGGTGGTGCATTCGCCTATGGACGGCCCTGCTGAAACCGACGCGCTGGACCGCTTCAGAAATCAGGCGCTTGACGCGGGCCTGCCCTTTTTCAAGGCACTGGCCATCACTGCCGACGACAGCCGCTGGGACGCCCTGGCTGAGTCCGGCTATACCCACGCACTGCTGGAGCCGGTAGACCGGGCCGCTTTTGCTGTGACCCTGCGCGAAGTATTTGAAGAAGCAGGATTTTCCTTGCCTTCCCTCAATGCGCAAGACGTGCAGGAAGCCCCCGATAGCGGGGATGCCCAGGTTGATACTGAAACTGCTGAAACTGTTGATGGGCACAGTCATACTGAAGAAGCCCAAGGCAAAGCCCCCGACACGGCAGAGGCTTCTCTTTCAGAGCTGCCCGACCTTTTCGGCGCAAGTTCCCCCTGGACACCTCACGATGCAAGCAGCATGCGTCTGCCCGACCTTACGGCCCTGCCGCAGATTCTCGGCATGACCGATCAGATGCGCGAAACAACGCTGCCGTGGCCCGAGGCTTCTGATTCCGCCACTTCTGGCCCTGATTCCGCAATGGAACCGCATGAAGACGCGGACGCCCACCTTGACGCCACAGAGGCGACTATGGTTGCGGATGCCGGGGTGCTTTTGCCCCACATGGCTCCCCTGCCGGAACAGCCGGAAGATCCCAATGACCCCGATATGCCGGATCTTTCCAATCTGGAATCCCTGCAACTGCCTTTGCCGGGTATGCCCGAAAACAGCGCCGTGGGTGACGTTGCCGAAAACAATGAAGAACTCTCCGCTGACCTGAGCTTTGAATCTCTTGCCGCTTCAGAAGCCACCACCGCTGACGCTGACGCAAGCGATGCCGCAGATATGCTTGATGGTGCCGACGCGACGGATACCCTCGGCTCCACGGATTCCTCAGGTTCCCCAGATCCCACGGGTTCCACGGATAATTCCATTGACTCTGACGCTTCCAGTGAGGCCGCCGCTTCCGCTGGCCTTGAAGATGGCGACGGTCAGAACCTGATTGAAGACGACACGACGGACGCGACGCCGCAAGCCCATGCAGAGCCTGTGGAAGAGTTGGCCGCCGAGGGCACACCCAAACAGACGGAACAGCCCCAACAGGAGCACAGACAGGGCGAATTCAACAGCGTTCTGCCCGGAGCTGAATCCTTTGTGACGCCTGACAGTGCCAAGGATACTGACACTGCGCACGACGCTTCTGCACCCGACGGTTCCGAACAAAACGCCACGGCGCACGAAGCGTCTGATGCATCTGTAGACGCGGCCGACTTCATTGCCGCTGCGGGGCTGGAAGGCCCTCAGTGGGACACTGAAAGCATTTCGACACCTGAACCCCCTGCTGATGCCACTGCGCCTGAAAACACCCTTTCCGGGCCAGAACAGACCATACCGCAAGAGGATGCAACGCGGCAGCCTTCTGATATTCATTTTTCTGATGGCCAGCCTGATGCATCCACCCCTGTGGGAGATCAGGATTCTCTGGGTCAGCCCGTGCCTGTGCAAACAGGGCCAGCCCAGTCTGAGCCAGCCCAACCTGAAGTGATCCGGCCAGAGCAAAGCCAGCAGGAACCCGCCCAACCACTCGGTGCAAACATTGGCGAAGAAGCCGCCACAGAAGATGTTGTGGCCGTTGAGGGCGAATACCTGACCGAAAGTTCTGATGCGGCAGAAATGCCCGCAGAAGCGCAGCCTGAAGAGCTTTCAACAGCAGAAGCAGACCCCACCAACGCTCAACCGGCCAATGACGGAGCTGCTGAACATACCGCTTTTACAGACGCCATTTCTGGTGTGGACGCCGCGCCGGAATCCCGTGCGGACGAAACAGGTTCTCCGGCGGCAAGTCTGGCCGCTGCCATAAGCAACTCCACCGCGCATGCGGGCCAGCCCGTCATTACGATTCAGGGTAAAATTGGTGAAGCCGTACTGCGGCCAGTCAACGCGCCTGCTGCGTCTTTTGCGCCCAGCGCCCCGCAGCCGAACACCCCGCACGCAGGTGAGGACGTAAAGGCAGAACAGCCTCAGGCCCAGCCGGAAGTTCGCGCTGCGGGCACGGCAGAGACAGCCCAGGCAGCAAGCCCTGAGGAATACCCGGACCGCAATTTGCCCCAACCTGACGCAGCGCTGCACGACAGTCTGAGAGGCGATGAGTGGGTGGGTGAACCCATGCCCATCGGCACGCCGTCTTCCACAGGCGCGCGTACCGCAAGTGTCAGCGCACCTGCAACAGCCTCAGCTTCCCAAACCGCAAAAAACGCGCCGGAATCCCGCTCCTATGTGAGCCCCAGCATGTCTGGTTCCGGCGAATGGGTGGGCGAACCCATGCCCATGACCAAAAGCGCCTCCGCTGAAAGCGCTGAGCGCCCCGCTCAGGCAAGGTCGCTGGCAACGCCAAAGGCGCAGAATGCCAGCCTGCCCGGCACAGACGCTGCGACGTCAGATGCGCCTGCCAAGCCCTTGCGCGCCATCCCCTGGCCCGGTCCCAATCTTTCTGAAACAGAAGGCAAGGGAGCGGCCACTCCAACGGCTGTGCCCGCTCAGGAACCCGTGGCAACGGCCCAGAAGCCCCGGGAGTTGCCTCGCACGGCCACAGGCAGGCTCATACTGAAGCTTCTGGGCAACGTGGCTGCTTCCGAATCAGCACCCGAACCTGTTGCTCCGTCCTCTGCTCCTGCCCCGGCAGGCCTTGAAAAGCCGTCCGGTGCCCCGCGCATTGCCTCCACAAGGCAAGGAACCGACAGCGAACCCTCGTTTGTGGACTTTATCGCAGGTGCAACGCCGCCGCCCGCAGGGCAAGGCGCAGAAAACCATGCGCCTGCGGAACAGCCCTCAACGAGACGGCAGGAAGAAGCGCAGGCCCAGCCCGTGCCGCAGGCAACAGCACCAGCTATGGCGACGCCGCCAGTTCAGGAGGATAAAACCCTCATACAGCTGGTACACCGTCTGGACGTGGCAATGGAAGACGCCCAACGGGCATACAAAGGGGGCAGTTGCCACGGCGTTGGCGAAGCTGCCGGACGCATTGCCAACGATTCCGATGCATTCGGTTTCCGTGTGCTGGCGCGCATGGCCCGCTGCGTGGAACGTGCAGCCAAGGCCAACGACATGAACGCCCTGCGTGATCTCTTGCCCGAACTGTCCGTAGCTGTTGAACGCAACCGCATCGCGCTCAACCCGCGTCACCAGGGCCGATAA
- a CDS encoding tetratricopeptide repeat protein, protein MARRKSKNSPGSEQGQKPSSTTSSSVAPGTQPVSQPASKASVRHDQPEAAPAGTVRKGTYIMSVAVALVLGLYVGSLIPSMLHDSSPQSMPQQQAAAPASSAQAPENARPAPQAGMPQVTPELSARIGELEKAVLDNPRDASRWISLGNLYFDTGQPQKAISAYERSLSIEPGNAHVLTDLGIMQRELGQFDKAVASFRKASSLQPDLENAMFNEGVVLYYDLKRKDEAEAAWKRLLQVNPAARAPDGKPVSELMEHLH, encoded by the coding sequence ATGGCCCGTCGTAAAAGCAAAAATTCTCCCGGCTCGGAACAAGGGCAAAAGCCTTCTTCCACCACGTCCAGCAGTGTGGCTCCCGGCACCCAGCCAGTGTCACAGCCAGCTTCCAAGGCTTCCGTCAGGCACGACCAGCCTGAGGCAGCCCCGGCTGGCACCGTGCGCAAAGGCACATATATCATGAGCGTGGCCGTGGCCCTGGTGCTCGGCCTGTATGTGGGCAGCCTGATTCCATCCATGCTGCACGATTCCTCTCCCCAGTCCATGCCGCAGCAGCAGGCGGCCGCTCCGGCTTCATCCGCGCAGGCTCCTGAAAATGCGCGCCCCGCTCCGCAAGCAGGAATGCCGCAAGTTACGCCCGAACTGTCGGCGCGCATAGGTGAACTGGAAAAAGCCGTGCTGGATAATCCCCGCGACGCTTCACGCTGGATCAGCCTGGGCAATCTCTATTTTGACACCGGGCAGCCCCAAAAGGCCATATCCGCCTACGAGCGCTCTTTGTCCATTGAACCCGGCAACGCGCACGTGCTCACCGACCTTGGCATCATGCAGCGCGAACTTGGCCAGTTCGACAAGGCCGTGGCCAGCTTCCGCAAAGCTTCGTCACTACAGCCCGACCTTGAAAACGCCATGTTCAATGAAGGCGTTGTGCTGTACTACGACCTCAAGCGCAAGGACGAAGCCGAGGCTGCCTGGAAACGCCTTTTACAGGTGAATCCCGCCGCGCGCGCGCCGGACGGCAAGCCCGTTTCCGAACTGATGGAGCACCTGCATTAA
- a CDS encoding tetratricopeptide repeat protein, producing MTDSPKRTTSSRALIIVLALGLVIMLAASLKERFEKPSLTEQRRPGPAAQAGGQDDDAQQIGKLMRQVAENPNDSTAMIHLVEHLVSAQNWDAAETFAQRAVTLDTGNSKPLYLLGVIMHNQGRNKEAAEALEKVLVIKDEASVRYSLGVLYIYFLENPAKGVEHLSAGLNDPKAAEELKKAMVQELEKAQQPQQNAKSEAEQSAKPENKSADKAAKAKAPAGNAK from the coding sequence ATGACTGACAGCCCCAAGCGCACAACTTCTTCGCGCGCGCTTATCATTGTACTGGCTCTGGGCCTTGTAATCATGCTGGCCGCTTCGCTCAAGGAACGTTTTGAAAAGCCTTCGCTTACCGAACAGCGGCGGCCCGGTCCGGCGGCTCAGGCTGGCGGGCAGGACGACGATGCCCAGCAGATAGGCAAGCTCATGCGTCAGGTGGCGGAAAATCCCAACGACAGCACCGCCATGATCCATCTGGTTGAACACCTTGTAAGCGCGCAGAACTGGGATGCGGCTGAAACCTTTGCCCAGCGTGCCGTGACGCTTGATACTGGCAACTCCAAGCCTCTCTACCTGCTTGGCGTCATCATGCACAATCAGGGACGCAACAAGGAAGCCGCCGAAGCGCTTGAAAAAGTGCTTGTCATCAAGGACGAGGCTTCCGTTCGTTACAGTCTTGGCGTGCTGTACATCTATTTTCTTGAAAATCCGGCCAAGGGTGTGGAACACCTGAGCGCTGGCCTCAATGATCCCAAGGCCGCTGAAGAGCTTAAAAAGGCCATGGTGCAGGAACTGGAGAAGGCGCAGCAGCCGCAACAGAACGCCAAATCTGAAGCAGAACAGAGCGCCAAGCCTGAAAACAAAAGCGCTGACAAGGCCGCAAAAGCCAAGGCTCCCGCCGGAAATGCAAAATAA
- a CDS encoding CcmD family protein codes for MDTLTWIIMANAAVWIGLGAYLAFMGARQRALAARLAQWEIINHD; via the coding sequence ATGGACACCCTGACCTGGATCATCATGGCCAACGCCGCCGTATGGATTGGCCTTGGCGCTTACCTGGCCTTTATGGGGGCGCGCCAGCGCGCTCTTGCCGCACGCCTTGCCCAATGGGAGATTATTAATCATGACTGA
- a CDS encoding cytochrome c biogenesis protein, with translation MPKFSPLPQLLALTGGLAFAACQWLIYAYAPVEQTLGLPQKIFYIHLPLAWWTLISFFVVFLGSVAYLWRRNPGADRLCAAAAEVGVLLSALALVTGMLWARRSWGVWWTWDPRLTTTLIMWFIYAGYLVLRGLDLPPLRRNVVCAVVGIVAFLDVPLVFLSARIWRSIHPAVFGSKGGGLEPEMRLTVIACVISFGFLWAGLVWMRKRQLDLAARLDTLQQNRLMQEGL, from the coding sequence ATGCCAAAGTTTTCGCCGCTGCCGCAGTTGCTGGCCCTCACGGGCGGCCTGGCCTTTGCCGCCTGCCAGTGGCTCATTTATGCCTATGCTCCAGTTGAGCAGACTTTGGGCCTGCCGCAGAAAATTTTCTACATCCACCTGCCCCTGGCCTGGTGGACGCTCATAAGTTTTTTTGTCGTCTTTCTGGGCTCCGTGGCCTACTTGTGGCGGCGCAATCCCGGTGCCGACCGTTTGTGTGCCGCAGCCGCCGAAGTGGGCGTGCTTTTGAGCGCGCTGGCGCTCGTCACGGGCATGCTGTGGGCGCGGCGCTCGTGGGGCGTCTGGTGGACGTGGGACCCGCGCCTGACCACTACCCTCATCATGTGGTTTATCTATGCGGGCTATCTGGTACTGCGCGGGCTTGACCTGCCGCCGCTGCGCCGCAACGTGGTGTGCGCCGTGGTTGGCATTGTGGCCTTTCTTGACGTGCCGCTGGTCTTTTTATCCGCACGCATATGGCGCTCCATCCATCCGGCTGTCTTTGGCAGCAAGGGCGGCGGGCTGGAGCCGGAAATGCGCCTCACGGTAATAGCCTGCGTAATATCCTTCGGTTTTTTGTGGGCCGGGCTGGTCTGGATGCGCAAACGCCAGCTTGATCTGGCTGCCCGCCTTGATACGCTGCAACAGAACAGGCTGATGCAAGAAGGACTGTAA
- a CDS encoding heme exporter protein CcmB — protein sequence MLRLTLAMARKDLSLTLARGSGLVQALLLGLLLLFVFSLSQGVGERMTPQSAAAVFWLSSAFCQVLIFNQLYALEEANNARLGLLLCPAPIQAVWLGKGCAGLVLLLLAQVIFLPAGVVFLGQELSGPLPQALAALALTDVGMCAMGSLLGALAQGQAARESLLSIVLFPLLTPLLLAGISVGAQALGAPSADGPGVWLGVAAAFDAVFLGAGLLLFGHIYAGDE from the coding sequence GTGCTGCGCCTGACCCTGGCTATGGCCCGCAAGGACCTTTCCCTGACGCTGGCGCGCGGCAGCGGTCTGGTGCAGGCATTGCTGCTCGGCCTGCTGCTGCTCTTTGTTTTCAGCCTGTCTCAGGGCGTGGGCGAACGCATGACGCCGCAAAGCGCAGCTGCAGTGTTCTGGCTCAGCTCCGCCTTCTGTCAGGTGCTGATTTTCAATCAGCTTTACGCTCTTGAGGAAGCCAATAACGCCCGCCTGGGGCTGCTGCTCTGCCCCGCGCCCATTCAGGCCGTCTGGCTTGGCAAGGGTTGCGCGGGACTGGTTTTGCTGCTGCTGGCGCAAGTCATATTTCTTCCCGCAGGCGTGGTTTTTCTTGGTCAGGAGTTGAGCGGCCCGCTGCCGCAGGCGCTGGCTGCGCTGGCGCTTACTGATGTGGGCATGTGCGCTATGGGCTCGCTGCTGGGCGCTCTGGCCCAAGGGCAGGCTGCACGCGAATCGCTGCTGAGTATTGTGCTTTTTCCTCTGCTGACCCCTCTTTTGCTGGCGGGCATAAGCGTTGGGGCGCAAGCCCTTGGCGCGCCCAGTGCCGATGGCCCCGGCGTGTGGCTTGGCGTGGCCGCAGCTTTTGACGCCGTATTTCTTGGAGCCGGGCTTCTGCTGTTCGGCCATATCTACGCAGGAGACGAATAA
- a CDS encoding ABC transporter ATP-binding protein gives MLELVRVAKTYGVKVIFKDVSCAFAPASVTMLVGGNGAGKSTLMRIMAGLSRPSAGESRLAENARVGYLGHSTFLYPGLTALENLNFWRSACGLAYSSQGLMAALERVGLEAHAHERAGVFSRGMAQRLNLARVLMQAPNLLLLDEPGTGLDASSLALLRREVLDARARDACVILISHDLAGDAPLADRLLALEGRKLAYDGSPSGYLPGTAVVSNVTAASNAEAETSDAVAGSTSGAPQGPENNDGCIQNSGQNGEAPQGGPQCCA, from the coding sequence GTGCTGGAACTTGTGCGTGTTGCCAAGACCTACGGGGTCAAGGTCATCTTCAAGGATGTGAGCTGTGCCTTTGCGCCCGCCAGCGTGACCATGCTGGTTGGGGGCAACGGCGCGGGCAAAAGCACGCTCATGCGTATTATGGCGGGGCTTTCACGCCCCAGCGCTGGCGAATCACGATTGGCTGAAAACGCCCGCGTGGGCTACCTCGGTCACTCCACGTTTCTGTATCCCGGCCTCACGGCGCTGGAAAACCTCAACTTCTGGCGCTCTGCCTGCGGGCTTGCGTATTCCAGCCAGGGTCTCATGGCCGCTCTTGAGCGTGTGGGGCTTGAAGCCCACGCGCATGAACGCGCCGGAGTGTTCTCGCGTGGTATGGCGCAGCGCCTGAATCTGGCTCGCGTGCTCATGCAGGCACCCAACCTGTTGTTGCTGGACGAACCGGGCACAGGGCTAGACGCCAGCTCTTTGGCTCTGCTTCGCCGTGAAGTGCTTGATGCCCGTGCTCGTGACGCCTGCGTCATACTTATCAGTCATGATCTGGCAGGCGACGCGCCACTGGCCGACCGCCTGCTGGCTCTGGAAGGCCGCAAACTGGCCTACGACGGCTCTCCATCAGGGTACCTGCCCGGTACGGCAGTTGTGTCCAATGTCACGGCTGCAAGCAACGCCGAGGCTGAAACCAGTGACGCAGTTGCAGGCAGCACGTCAGGTGCCCCTCAAGGCCCTGAAAACAATGACGGCTGTATACAGAATTCTGGACAAAACGGCGAAGCCCCGCAGGGAGGCCCACAGTGCTGCGCCTGA